In Aquimarina spinulae, a single window of DNA contains:
- a CDS encoding YfiR/HmsC family protein: MMYKRQYISTAYTNVIAILLCILTTSFSAKIKAQETSNEEVKRLQRAIFVFNFAQQIGWPTIEEQPNFKIGVLGPDRTILDLKAMSLRRKIHGKPVEIVRFQFVKNVKDIQLLYVNHKYNYDMHYILSKISGKNIMLVGEDYNFNASMINMVNVGDSFEYEINESRIEKERFTIAPTLEKHAITSSEKWKRLYRKTEKTLNKVQEDKDKQEAILKDKEKQIQFQEEKITDQLEKIDSKEGEINRRNKKIESLYSESEIQQKKYKEKVVIERELEKNIQEQVAFIKSQEEKIIQSNREISEQNEFLEEQKEKIKEQENVLNQQASELYTHKKVNILLIALVLLTLTISFFVYRNYRAKKKYNQELKHKNQEIYKQSVELEAKNKELEQFAYIASHDLQEPLNTISSFIGLLAEDYGENFDEAGKESMTFIQDASVRMKKLIDALLEYSRLGRSKEYDTVDCNTLIQELKKDLKVVLEKTETKIRVKNLPVVNGSEIELRLLFQNLISNGIKFSPPDTIPEIDIACVQKNDSEDASKGFWEFSVKDNGIGIPKEHQERIFAIFQRLHSRDKYEGTGIGLAHCKKIVEAHGGKIWLTSKEKSGSTFYFTIPF, from the coding sequence ATGATGTATAAGCGTCAATATATATCGACAGCATATACTAATGTAATAGCTATACTTTTATGCATTCTTACCACGAGTTTTTCTGCAAAAATAAAGGCCCAGGAAACAAGTAATGAAGAAGTAAAAAGATTACAGCGAGCTATATTTGTTTTTAACTTTGCACAACAAATAGGTTGGCCAACTATAGAAGAACAACCAAATTTTAAAATAGGAGTACTTGGGCCTGATCGAACAATACTAGATTTAAAGGCAATGTCTCTAAGACGTAAGATCCATGGTAAACCAGTAGAGATTGTTCGATTTCAATTTGTTAAGAATGTAAAAGATATTCAGTTACTATATGTAAATCATAAGTATAACTATGATATGCATTATATCCTTAGTAAGATTTCAGGAAAAAACATAATGCTTGTTGGAGAGGATTATAACTTCAATGCTTCTATGATTAATATGGTTAATGTAGGAGATTCTTTTGAATATGAGATTAATGAAAGCCGAATAGAAAAAGAAAGGTTTACCATTGCTCCTACATTAGAAAAACACGCTATCACTTCTTCAGAAAAATGGAAACGTTTATACCGAAAAACAGAAAAAACCTTAAACAAGGTACAAGAGGATAAAGATAAGCAAGAGGCGATATTAAAAGACAAAGAAAAACAAATACAATTTCAGGAAGAAAAAATAACAGATCAATTAGAAAAAATTGATAGTAAAGAAGGAGAGATTAATAGAAGAAATAAAAAGATAGAAAGCCTTTATTCTGAGAGTGAAATACAACAAAAAAAATATAAAGAAAAGGTTGTAATCGAAAGAGAGCTCGAAAAAAATATCCAGGAACAAGTTGCTTTTATAAAAAGTCAGGAAGAAAAAATTATACAAAGCAACCGGGAAATTAGTGAGCAAAATGAGTTTCTGGAAGAGCAGAAAGAAAAGATCAAAGAACAGGAGAACGTATTAAACCAACAAGCTTCAGAACTTTATACTCATAAAAAAGTAAACATATTACTTATTGCTCTGGTACTCCTTACTCTTACCATTAGCTTTTTTGTGTATAGGAATTATCGGGCTAAGAAAAAATATAATCAAGAGCTGAAGCATAAAAACCAGGAAATATACAAGCAATCTGTAGAGCTAGAGGCAAAAAATAAAGAATTAGAACAATTTGCATACATAGCAAGTCATGATCTTCAGGAGCCTTTAAATACAATATCGAGTTTTATTGGGTTATTGGCAGAAGATTATGGAGAAAATTTTGATGAAGCCGGAAAAGAAAGTATGACTTTTATTCAGGACGCCAGTGTTCGAATGAAAAAATTGATTGACGCATTATTAGAATATTCTCGATTAGGAAGAAGTAAAGAGTACGATACTGTTGATTGTAATACCCTTATACAAGAATTAAAAAAGGATTTAAAGGTTGTTCTCGAAAAAACAGAAACAAAAATTAGGGTAAAGAATCTACCTGTAGTTAACGGCTCAGAAATAGAACTTCGATTATTGTTTCAAAACCTCATTAGTAATGGTATTAAATTTAGTCCTCCAGATACTATTCCTGAGATAGATATTGCATGTGTCCAAAAAAATGACTCAGAAGACGCATCAAAAGGTTTCTGGGAATTCTCTGTAAAAGATAATGGTATTGGGATACCAAAAGAGCACCAGGAACGAATATTTGCAATTTTTCAAAGGTTACATTCCAGAGATAAGTATGAAGGTACAGGTATTGGTTTGGCGCATTGCAAAAAAATTGTAGAAGCCCATGGGGGTAAAATCTGGCTTACATCTAAAGAAAAAAGTGGAAGTACTTTCTATTTCACTATTCCATTTTAA
- a CDS encoding TonB-dependent receptor has product MLVQYRLYLTGVLFLCFVSGAFSQSRAVILGNVSDQFGNLPGARIVIEGTDKNTTTDVNGNYSFDVDEGEYIVTSEFVMYTSVSKTILVKVGDTAKVDFILETGFSIDQPVSLGSRAKPKSILKNTAAVDIISPQQLTNSSQVELSHILHYLIPSFHSTHQTIADGTDHIDPATLRGLGPDQVLVLVNGKRRHNSSLLNVNGTVGRGSVGTDFNAIPIASIERIEILRDGATSQYGSDAIAGVINIILKKQTEIIQLDNRVAINTEGDGLNVYSSANFGLKIGKEGYINVTAEYRDRESINRSGDYTGTVYSNDITTDQALIEENNFFAQTGYSGRRVMEIGSAETQNLALSFNGEIIMSDYATFYMHGGRNYREGTSKGFYRFPKDENRVVLELFPNGFSPEILTDIQDDAITGGIRGIKNEWNVDFSHSIGVNRLDYTVNNSNNASLGVTSPRTFHAGGFIYKQNTTNLDISRTFDWLSGVNVAFGAELRVENYEIVAGEEASYVDGGSTYTDTSGVELPRIVGAQVFPGFQPENALNRFRTNSSGYLDIEANITDKLLIRGAARYEAYNDFGGQAIWKLSGRYRVRDEISIRAGFSTGFRAPSLHQVFFQNISTQFINGESVQVGTFNNESAVATEAFDIGNLKPELSSHFNTGFSGKLNDNITFSFDYYLINIQDRIVLSGRFAEGYEEILEPFNVGAAQFFTNAIDSRTSGADLSLFFKTTLGTGEFNASLGGNFTKTKVKGPINVSQTLVGQEEVLFNREEIARVEFAQPSYKINSLLSYDFERFGFQVVNTLFGKVKFIHPNDGNSLNWVVNDFTGNVESRDQVFSPKLVTDMAISYQVSDYIKCTLGGNNVFNVYPDKHKHAANTEEGNFMYSRRVQQFGVNGSNYYVRLLLKL; this is encoded by the coding sequence GTGTTAGTTCAGTATAGGTTATACCTTACTGGTGTACTATTTCTTTGTTTTGTTTCTGGGGCATTTTCTCAATCAAGAGCAGTAATATTAGGTAATGTCTCTGATCAATTTGGTAATCTACCAGGAGCAAGAATAGTAATAGAAGGTACAGATAAAAATACTACAACAGATGTTAATGGTAATTATAGCTTTGATGTTGATGAGGGAGAGTATATAGTTACTTCAGAATTTGTGATGTACACTTCGGTTTCTAAAACAATACTGGTTAAGGTTGGAGATACTGCAAAGGTAGATTTTATCTTAGAAACGGGATTCTCGATCGATCAACCCGTTTCTTTAGGATCAAGGGCTAAACCAAAATCAATCTTAAAAAATACTGCTGCTGTAGATATTATTTCACCGCAACAATTAACGAATTCGTCCCAGGTAGAATTGAGTCACATTCTTCATTATCTGATTCCTTCTTTTCATTCTACACATCAAACAATAGCAGATGGTACAGATCATATAGATCCAGCCACACTTAGAGGATTAGGGCCAGATCAGGTACTTGTGTTGGTTAATGGGAAACGCAGGCATAATAGTTCTTTATTAAATGTTAATGGTACTGTGGGTAGAGGATCGGTAGGTACCGATTTTAATGCGATACCTATAGCGTCTATAGAACGCATTGAAATATTACGAGATGGGGCCACCTCTCAATATGGTTCTGATGCTATTGCGGGAGTAATTAATATTATCTTAAAAAAGCAAACAGAAATTATTCAACTCGATAATAGGGTAGCAATAAACACCGAAGGAGATGGGCTTAATGTATATTCTTCTGCAAATTTTGGATTGAAAATAGGAAAAGAAGGGTATATAAACGTTACAGCAGAATATAGAGATAGAGAGTCTATTAATAGATCTGGAGACTATACGGGTACAGTATATTCTAATGACATTACAACCGATCAAGCACTAATTGAGGAAAACAATTTTTTTGCACAGACAGGATATTCTGGTAGACGAGTAATGGAGATCGGAAGTGCAGAAACCCAAAATCTTGCATTATCATTTAATGGAGAAATAATAATGTCTGATTATGCAACATTTTATATGCATGGAGGGAGAAATTATAGAGAAGGGACTTCAAAAGGATTCTATCGTTTTCCTAAAGATGAAAACAGGGTAGTCTTAGAGTTGTTTCCAAATGGTTTTTCTCCAGAAATCCTTACCGATATTCAGGATGATGCAATTACAGGAGGAATACGAGGAATTAAAAACGAATGGAATGTAGATTTTAGCCATTCTATTGGAGTTAATAGATTAGATTATACTGTAAATAATTCTAATAATGCTTCTTTGGGAGTAACATCACCCAGAACATTTCATGCAGGAGGGTTTATCTATAAGCAAAATACGACAAACCTTGATATCTCAAGAACATTTGATTGGCTAAGTGGTGTAAATGTAGCCTTTGGAGCAGAACTTCGAGTAGAGAATTATGAAATCGTTGCGGGAGAAGAAGCTTCTTATGTTGATGGAGGAAGTACCTATACCGATACTTCTGGAGTAGAATTACCCAGAATTGTTGGAGCGCAGGTTTTTCCTGGTTTTCAACCAGAAAATGCATTAAATCGTTTTAGGACAAATAGTTCTGGATATCTGGATATCGAAGCAAATATAACAGACAAACTTTTAATTAGAGGAGCCGCCAGATATGAAGCATATAATGATTTTGGAGGTCAGGCGATCTGGAAACTATCAGGTAGATATAGGGTTAGGGATGAAATTAGTATTAGAGCAGGGTTTTCTACAGGGTTTAGAGCACCTTCTCTTCATCAGGTATTTTTTCAGAATATAAGTACGCAGTTTATTAATGGAGAAAGTGTACAGGTTGGTACCTTTAATAATGAAAGTGCTGTTGCTACAGAAGCTTTTGATATCGGCAACTTAAAACCTGAATTATCAAGCCATTTTAATACTGGTTTCAGCGGAAAACTAAACGATAATATTACGTTTAGTTTCGATTATTACTTAATCAATATACAGGATAGAATTGTTCTTTCGGGAAGATTTGCAGAAGGATATGAGGAAATACTGGAGCCTTTTAATGTTGGTGCCGCTCAATTTTTTACAAATGCAATAGACTCTAGAACATCTGGCGCCGATTTATCACTGTTTTTTAAAACAACTCTCGGTACAGGAGAATTTAATGCTTCTCTTGGAGGTAATTTTACAAAGACCAAAGTAAAAGGACCAATTAACGTTTCGCAAACATTAGTAGGGCAAGAAGAAGTATTGTTTAATAGAGAGGAAATTGCCAGAGTAGAATTTGCACAACCTAGTTATAAAATAAATTCACTGCTTTCTTATGACTTTGAACGGTTTGGATTTCAGGTAGTAAATACACTTTTTGGTAAGGTAAAATTTATTCATCCAAATGATGGGAATTCTCTAAATTGGGTAGTAAATGATTTTACAGGAAATGTAGAATCCAGAGATCAGGTTTTCTCTCCTAAACTTGTAACAGATATGGCTATATCATATCAAGTTAGCGATTATATAAAATGTACCCTTGGAGGGAATAATGTTTTTAATGTTTATCCAGATAAACATAAACATGCTGCTAATACAGAAGAAGGAAATTTTATGTATAGTAGGAGAGTGCAACAGTTTGGTGTTAACGGATCGAATTATTATGTAAGACTATTACTTAAATTATGA
- a CDS encoding response regulator: MMKKLKRFLLIDDSKATNFFNKTIIEKVQCVEEVFIAENGKQALDHIQSEIVPEIIFLDINMPVMDGWEFIAEYQKLDDKYKGSIIILMLGTELSKEDQEKAECILEIKEYAQKMLTKENVCKIVTKYFKSSELDSCLESHKKIL, translated from the coding sequence ATGATGAAAAAATTAAAACGTTTTCTTCTCATTGATGATAGTAAAGCAACTAACTTTTTTAATAAAACAATTATTGAAAAAGTACAATGCGTAGAAGAGGTTTTTATTGCAGAAAATGGAAAACAAGCACTAGATCATATTCAATCCGAAATTGTTCCCGAAATTATTTTTTTGGATATTAATATGCCTGTCATGGATGGTTGGGAGTTTATTGCCGAATACCAGAAATTAGATGATAAGTATAAGGGATCTATTATAATACTTATGTTGGGAACAGAGTTAAGTAAAGAAGATCAAGAAAAAGCAGAGTGTATTCTAGAAATAAAAGAATATGCACAAAAAATGTTAACTAAAGAGAATGTTTGCAAGATTGTGACAAAATATTTTAAATCGTCAGAGTTAGATTCTTGCTTAGAATCACATAAAAAGATACTATAA
- a CDS encoding response regulator: protein MNTLVNCVLLIDDDKATNFFNERVVTKHEDFYQVNTVQSGMAALDYLNAVENNTATKPDLIFLDINMPAMNGWEFLTEFSKLDQKVTADIKVILLSTSSNPDDVRASAKNHSVDDFINKPLSMDLLDDVLKNHF from the coding sequence ATGAATACATTGGTGAATTGTGTCTTGTTAATAGATGATGACAAGGCCACGAATTTCTTTAACGAAAGAGTTGTTACCAAACACGAAGACTTTTATCAGGTTAATACTGTGCAAAGTGGTATGGCGGCTCTAGATTATCTTAATGCTGTAGAGAATAATACAGCAACAAAACCTGACCTTATTTTTTTGGATATCAATATGCCTGCAATGAATGGGTGGGAGTTTTTGACCGAGTTTTCTAAACTGGATCAAAAAGTAACAGCAGATATTAAAGTGATTTTATTATCAACTTCTTCTAACCCAGATGATGTAAGAGCATCTGCCAAAAATCATTCGGTCGATGATTTTATCAATAAACCATTATCTATGGATTTATTGGATGATGTGCTAAAAAACCATTTTTGA
- a CDS encoding T9SS type A sorting domain-containing protein, translating to MKKILLLVMLSITFTTFAQNYQLTISGYIGSGPSSCGSLDGLQSIKAIFDDGSEDFLFNNSQGIRFINRNYSFSQIYNESKRLVSVEFKSVSRTRKVFRCRSRRSEKFVSVSSPSFYKEFTKNEIYEQRINSGYATITVAQSIDADKSNENVVLRDNQESLSMPLDKESKLFEASVYPNPSSNGRFNVNVSSTKPLPVLIQIFDLIDKRKILEDVKAGNTEYVFEFNSHKLKPGFYLIQVESEGKKQLEKLIVE from the coding sequence ATGAAAAAAATATTATTATTAGTGATGTTATCCATCACATTTACCACATTTGCACAAAACTACCAATTGACCATAAGTGGGTATATTGGTTCGGGTCCATCTTCTTGTGGGTCATTAGATGGTTTACAATCGATTAAAGCCATATTTGATGATGGTTCAGAAGATTTCTTGTTTAATAATTCACAAGGAATACGATTCATAAATAGAAATTATTCCTTTTCTCAGATATACAATGAAAGTAAGCGTTTAGTGAGTGTAGAGTTTAAATCTGTTTCTAGAACAAGAAAAGTTTTTAGATGTAGAAGTAGAAGAAGTGAAAAATTTGTAAGTGTAAGTTCTCCCTCTTTTTACAAAGAATTTACAAAAAATGAAATCTACGAACAAAGAATCAATAGCGGTTATGCGACTATAACTGTTGCTCAAAGCATAGATGCTGATAAATCGAATGAGAATGTTGTTTTAAGAGATAATCAAGAGTCATTAAGTATGCCATTGGATAAAGAATCAAAGTTATTTGAAGCCTCAGTTTATCCTAATCCATCATCAAACGGTAGATTTAATGTAAATGTTTCTTCTACAAAACCATTGCCTGTGCTAATACAAATCTTTGATTTGATAGATAAAAGAAAAATACTTGAAGATGTAAAAGCAGGAAATACAGAATATGTTTTCGAATTCAATTCACATAAACTGAAACCAGGATTTTATTTGATTCAGGTTGAATCGGAAGGGAAAAAACAGCTTGAAAAGCTTATCGTAGAATAA
- a CDS encoding metal-dependent hydrolase: protein MDSLTQIVLGAAVGEAALGRKVGNKAMLWGAIAGTIPDLDVLSKLFVDPVTANELHRGFSHSILFSILAAPLFGWMISKIHRNNEADWKDWSRLMFLGLFTHPILDAFTTWGTQLFWPFDYKVSFKNIFVVDPLYTIPFLMFVILAMFYKRTHPKRRKFNTLGLYISSIYMFITLGLKWYTYGVFQTNLENQHIRYKEIQTKPTPLNSILWTANVETEDSFLIAYYSLLEKEDIITFSEFPKNHHLLGKMKDDPLIPRLIKLSEGWYTIEKTNDKLFFNDLRFGQMGVGEEANRFVFSYELFYDDNGTLTAKERERNMDDASPLLKKLFSRVLGNKS, encoded by the coding sequence ATGGATTCATTAACCCAAATCGTACTAGGAGCTGCTGTAGGAGAAGCTGCTCTGGGTAGAAAAGTAGGTAATAAAGCTATGCTTTGGGGCGCCATTGCAGGAACTATTCCTGATCTGGACGTACTATCCAAACTTTTTGTTGATCCTGTTACAGCAAATGAGTTGCATCGTGGGTTTTCGCACTCCATACTCTTTAGTATACTCGCCGCTCCGTTATTTGGTTGGATGATCTCTAAAATCCATCGCAATAATGAAGCAGACTGGAAAGATTGGTCAAGGCTTATGTTTCTGGGCCTTTTTACACATCCTATTCTAGACGCATTTACCACATGGGGAACTCAGCTATTCTGGCCTTTTGATTATAAAGTTTCTTTTAAAAATATTTTTGTTGTAGATCCTTTGTATACCATACCATTTTTGATGTTTGTGATCCTGGCAATGTTCTATAAGCGTACACATCCTAAAAGAAGAAAGTTCAATACCCTTGGATTATACATTAGTAGTATTTATATGTTTATAACATTGGGACTAAAATGGTATACGTATGGGGTGTTTCAGACCAATCTCGAAAACCAACATATTCGATATAAAGAGATTCAAACAAAACCAACTCCTCTCAATAGTATTTTATGGACTGCTAATGTAGAAACCGAAGATTCTTTTTTAATAGCATATTATTCTCTATTAGAAAAAGAAGATATTATTACTTTTTCAGAATTTCCTAAAAACCATCATCTATTGGGTAAAATGAAAGATGATCCTCTTATTCCCAGGTTAATTAAACTATCAGAAGGTTGGTATACTATCGAAAAAACGAATGACAAATTATTTTTTAATGACCTCAGGTTTGGGCAAATGGGAGTGGGTGAAGAAGCAAATAGATTTGTATTTAGCTATGAACTATTTTATGATGATAATGGTACTCTAACTGCTAAAGAAAGAGAGAGAAATATGGATGATGCTTCTCCTCTGCTTAAAAAGTTATTTAGCAGAGTATTAGGAAATAAATCATAA
- a CDS encoding SCO family protein — MRLFLSLFISTILVCSCKKQEDKATVKPTVDKLPYFIASDFTPQWLTASDLEGKHKISSFSFINQNGDTITNDTYKGKIYVADFFFTICPGICPKLTKNMNLIQETYKDDNAIKLLSHTVMPWHDSVPVLKEYAIKHNIDHRKWNLVTGDKDEIYTIAREGYFADEDFIKTQDENNFIHTENFILVDTQGYIRGVYNGTIPLDVKRLMRHIEILKKEKL, encoded by the coding sequence ATGAGATTATTTTTATCATTATTTATAAGTACAATTCTTGTATGTTCATGTAAAAAACAAGAAGATAAAGCTACTGTGAAACCCACGGTAGATAAGTTACCTTATTTTATTGCTTCTGATTTTACACCACAGTGGCTTACCGCATCTGACCTTGAAGGAAAACATAAAATATCTTCTTTTTCATTTATCAACCAAAATGGGGATACGATTACTAATGATACCTATAAGGGTAAAATATATGTTGCTGATTTTTTCTTTACGATCTGTCCTGGAATTTGTCCCAAGCTGACCAAAAACATGAATTTAATTCAGGAAACGTATAAAGATGATAATGCTATTAAATTATTGTCACATACAGTAATGCCGTGGCATGATTCGGTTCCTGTTTTAAAAGAGTATGCAATAAAGCATAATATAGATCATAGAAAATGGAACCTGGTAACGGGGGACAAAGACGAGATCTATACGATTGCTCGCGAAGGATATTTTGCAGATGAAGATTTTATAAAGACCCAGGACGAGAATAATTTTATACATACAGAAAATTTTATACTTGTCGATACACAAGGATATATTAGAGGAGTATATAATGGGACTATACCGTTAGATGTAAAGCGATTAATGCGTCATATAGAAATTTTGAAAAAAGAAAAACTATAA
- a CDS encoding toxin-antitoxin system YwqK family antitoxin has product MKKVLSFIIILAILVSCISEDTDRIVMTTNTNLHLDNGELFYKTKLFSGMLIDYYKNDQIKSKVIYVDGRKEGEEQSFYENGELRTKRFYKKGIKVGTHQGWWPDNHHKFVYHFNKEGKYHGSVMEWYANGQILKSFRFNHGKEKGKQQLFRSDGNIRANYEVIKGERFGLIGLKKCYTIKKDSTKIY; this is encoded by the coding sequence ATGAAAAAGGTATTGAGTTTTATCATAATACTAGCAATCCTGGTAAGCTGTATTTCTGAAGATACTGATCGTATTGTTATGACAACCAATACTAATTTACATCTTGATAATGGTGAGTTGTTTTATAAAACCAAACTGTTTTCGGGAATGTTGATAGATTATTATAAAAATGATCAGATAAAATCAAAAGTAATTTATGTTGATGGAAGAAAAGAAGGAGAAGAACAGTCTTTTTATGAAAATGGAGAGCTTAGAACAAAACGTTTTTATAAAAAAGGAATAAAAGTGGGTACTCATCAAGGATGGTGGCCCGATAATCATCATAAATTCGTGTATCATTTTAATAAAGAAGGAAAATATCATGGTAGTGTAATGGAATGGTATGCTAACGGACAGATTTTAAAATCTTTTCGGTTTAACCACGGAAAAGAGAAAGGCAAACAACAATTGTTTAGATCCGATGGTAACATTAGAGCAAACTATGAAGTGATTAAAGGGGAACGATTTGGTCTTATTGGATTAAAAAAATGCTACACTATAAAGAAGGACTCTACAAAAATTTATTAA
- a CDS encoding YHYH protein produces MKKPQSISIFFTLFLLFIFACIACSNDDDTTVDNDGDGEIVTSTDYDISSILTKFNAAGLSYEISGDNVIFTTNNLPDHKSPYYLDTEWETELYEPYTGSNTNFALNPNRIAEQNITITVPIRPAEATTKEATALGAMGIAINGVVFYNQYAGPNNQPLTSEINSFDQYLGHPQQQGGYHYHQEPEYLTNTFGEDTFLGLLADGFPVYGPIEHGEEIINTDLDEYHGHTSATTDFPDGIYHYHITSEDPYINGNGFFGTPGNITN; encoded by the coding sequence ATGAAAAAGCCCCAATCAATTTCAATTTTTTTTACTCTCTTTTTACTTTTTATATTCGCATGTATTGCGTGCTCTAACGATGATGATACAACAGTAGATAATGATGGTGATGGCGAGATCGTAACCTCTACAGATTATGACATAAGTTCGATATTAACCAAATTTAATGCGGCAGGATTATCGTATGAGATTAGTGGAGATAACGTGATTTTTACAACAAATAACCTCCCTGATCACAAATCTCCGTATTACCTGGATACCGAATGGGAAACAGAGTTATACGAACCTTATACAGGTAGTAATACAAACTTTGCTCTAAACCCTAATAGAATTGCAGAACAAAATATTACGATCACCGTCCCGATACGTCCGGCAGAAGCTACTACAAAAGAAGCAACAGCATTAGGTGCCATGGGTATTGCAATTAACGGAGTGGTTTTTTACAATCAATATGCAGGGCCTAATAACCAACCTTTAACTTCAGAGATTAATTCATTTGATCAATATCTTGGGCATCCTCAACAGCAAGGAGGGTATCATTATCATCAGGAACCAGAATATCTTACCAATACGTTTGGAGAGGATACGTTTCTTGGCCTATTGGCCGATGGTTTTCCTGTGTATGGTCCCATTGAACATGGTGAGGAAATTATCAATACAGATCTAGATGAATATCATGGTCATACGAGTGCTACTACTGATTTCCCTGATGGGATTTACCATTATCATATTACATCTGAAGATCCATATATTAACGGAAATGGTTTTTTTGGTACTCCCGGAAATATTACAAATTAG
- a CDS encoding acetyl-CoA carboxylase biotin carboxyl carrier protein subunit — translation MSSTYKVSVNTIFDFEFTEEDISKIDIVSNSKSTHHILKNNKSFHTEIVQSDFNTKKYTVKVNNNSYQVDITNELDAQIAAMGFSIGSSKQVNAIKAPMPGLLLDIQVEIGQEVKEDDPLLILEAMKMENIILSPRDGVIKSISASTGDAVDKGQLLIEFA, via the coding sequence ATGAGTAGTACATATAAAGTTAGTGTAAATACTATTTTTGATTTTGAATTTACCGAAGAAGACATTTCAAAAATAGATATAGTAAGTAATTCTAAATCAACCCATCACATTCTTAAAAACAACAAATCTTTTCATACAGAAATTGTACAATCAGATTTCAATACTAAAAAATATACTGTAAAGGTTAATAACAACAGTTACCAGGTAGACATCACCAACGAATTAGATGCCCAGATCGCAGCAATGGGATTCTCTATTGGGTCTTCTAAACAGGTAAATGCGATTAAAGCTCCTATGCCTGGGCTTCTTCTGGATATTCAGGTTGAAATAGGTCAGGAAGTAAAAGAAGATGATCCTTTACTTATTTTGGAAGCCATGAAAATGGAAAATATTATTCTATCTCCCAGAGACGGAGTTATCAAATCTATTTCTGCCTCTACAGGGGATGCAGTAGATAAAGGACAATTATTAATCGAATTCGCTTAG